Part of the Bacillota bacterium genome, GATTTATCATTTCATCCCTGCTGCTCTATCTGGATCTACCCGGGCATAAATCTTAAGAGGTAATCACAATGAGCAAAAGCAGAAAAAAAGATAATAAACCTGATCTTGACCGGTTAATCCACGAACCAGCCCGCCTCCAGATAATCAGCTACCTGGCTGCGGGAGGTCAAAATGTACCGTTTAGAGAGCTTAATGAAAAATTAGGTTTAACTGCGGGTAATCTTTCAGTTCAGTTGAAAAGGCTGGAAGAAGCAGGCTACATATCCATTATCAAATCATTTAAAGATAACCGGCCGCTTACTTCGGTTTCACTGACTCTGTCTGGAATGGAAGCTTTAAAGGAATACCTGCAGGAACTGGAAAAGATGATCGATCGCTTAAAGGAGGCAATGCCTCCACCAGAACAGGATAATGTATAGATGGTGAAACAATCTCCGCATAGATTTGGTCGAGAGTGAAAATATTAACTGAGAGGAGGCGAACGAAATGCCGTGGTGGGGATGGGTATTAATTGTTGTCGCAATAGCAATTATTTTACCGCTGAAAATCAAAGTGTGGAAAATGCTTTTCTTAAAACCTAAAAAAGAAGAACCGGATGACGATTATTAGAAAACAATAAGAAATGAGCACAGTAATTTGTTTTTCATGAATGTTTCCTGATAAGATAGGGCTGGTAATAAGTTATTTAAATTAGCCCAGATGAAGGCTGGTGATTATTGGTGGTTGAATTCGAAAAGACCCCGGAAAAACAAAGTATCCCATGGATGGGCGGCAAATATGCCGGGCAGCTTAGAGATAACATCCCTCACGGACAGGGCAGACTGGCGCTGCCTGACGGTACAAGATATGACGGTGATTGGAAAGAAGGAAAACCTCACGGCAGGGGAACAGTATTCTACGCCGGCGGCGGAATTTACAAGGGAGAACTGGTTGAAGGTAAAAGACACGGTTACGGAATCTACAGTAAACCGGACGGTAAAGTCCTTAAAGGACTGTGGGAAAACGGCAGCTTTGTTAAGTCCTTCGAAGAGGTCTTCAAGCCTTTTGACGAAACCAAAGAGCCTTTGCCTGAGCAGACCGCTGGAATTAAAGCAAGAACTGACACCCCAGCAATTAACGTTCAGAATCTAAGCCACTGGTATGGCAGTCTACAGGCTGTAAAAGATATCAGTTTCAAAGTCTATCCGGGAGAAATTCTCGGCTTTCTAGGCCCCAATGGAGCTGGTAAGTCGACAACGATCAAGGTATTGACCGGCCAACTTGAGCTTAAAGGAGGCGCCGCCCAAATACTGGGTCGCGATATCGGGAGGGATGATCCGGTTATTCAATCACAGATCGGTGTCTCTTTCGAAGAGAAAAACCTCTATCTGGAGATGACCGCCCTTGAGAACCTGGACTTTTTTGCCTCCCTCTTCGGTATCCGCAACC contains:
- a CDS encoding transcriptional regulator, whose product is MSKSRKKDNKPDLDRLIHEPARLQIISYLAAGGQNVPFRELNEKLGLTAGNLSVQLKRLEEAGYISIIKSFKDNRPLTSVSLTLSGMEALKEYLQELEKMIDRLKEAMPPPEQDNV
- a CDS encoding ATP-binding cassette domain-containing protein — protein: MVEFEKTPEKQSIPWMGGKYAGQLRDNIPHGQGRLALPDGTRYDGDWKEGKPHGRGTVFYAGGGIYKGELVEGKRHGYGIYSKPDGKVLKGLWENGSFVKSFEEVFKPFDETKEPLPEQTAGIKARTDTPAINVQNLSHWYGSLQAVKDISFKVYPGEILGFLGPNGAGKSTTIKVLTGQLELKGGAAQILGRDIGRDDPVIQSQIGVSFEEKNLYLEMTALENLDFFASLFGIRNPDSLGALRRVGLADRAKDRVSNYSKGMRQRLMIARAFINKPKVLFLDEPTDGLDPVTAAAIRKTIKEEADRGAAVLLTTHNMHEADELSDRVAFINEGEIVALDTAESLKLKHGKRSVKVRLRDGNEVREENLPLDGEQSSSRLSTLAASPDLMTIHTEEATLEAIFIKLTGRGLVG